The following proteins are encoded in a genomic region of Immundisolibacter sp.:
- a CDS encoding DUF2909 domain-containing protein — MLVKAFILAMLAAILIALGSAVFAMLGPRRGHDRMARALTWRIGLSVVLFLLLLAGFASGVLQPHQPFPASPPGHNQ, encoded by the coding sequence ATGCTGGTTAAGGCGTTCATTCTGGCCATGCTGGCGGCCATCCTGATCGCGCTGGGCTCAGCCGTGTTTGCCATGCTGGGACCAAGACGCGGGCACGATCGCATGGCGCGCGCCCTGACCTGGCGGATCGGCCTGTCGGTAGTGCTGTTCCTGCTGCTGCTCGCGGGTTTTGCCAGCGGCGTCCTGCAGCCGCACCAGCCTTTCCCGGCAAGCCCGCCCGGTCACAACCAGTAG
- the cyoE gene encoding heme o synthase → MAESIPLGAPPLPLWREYLELCKPRVVALICFTAVVGMLLAVPGMVPLNALLAGNLGIFLAASSAAVINQVVDARVDAQMDRTRNRPLPNGSITSSQALVFAAVLGLLSMSLLVVWVNVLTAVLTFASLIGYAVIYTRYLKRATPQNIVIGGAAGAAPPVLGWTAVTGSVDPPALLLFLIIFVWTPPHFWALAIRRHEEYARVNIPMLPVTHGLAYTRLHVLLYSALLLAVSLLPFATRFAGWPYALAALLLGGRFIQWAVRLYRTQDSAVASATFRFSITYLMGLFAALLIDHYLAGYGVR, encoded by the coding sequence GTGGCTGAATCGATACCGCTGGGTGCGCCACCGCTGCCGCTGTGGCGCGAATATCTGGAACTGTGCAAGCCGCGGGTGGTGGCGTTGATCTGCTTTACGGCCGTGGTGGGCATGCTGCTGGCGGTGCCGGGCATGGTGCCGCTGAACGCGCTGCTGGCCGGAAACCTGGGGATTTTTCTGGCCGCGTCGTCGGCGGCGGTGATCAATCAGGTGGTCGATGCCCGGGTCGATGCGCAGATGGACCGCACCCGCAACCGGCCCTTGCCCAATGGCAGCATCACATCGTCACAGGCGCTGGTGTTTGCGGCGGTGCTGGGCCTGCTGTCGATGAGCCTGCTGGTGGTGTGGGTCAACGTGCTGACGGCGGTGCTGACCTTTGCATCGCTGATCGGCTATGCGGTGATCTACACCCGCTACTTGAAGCGCGCCACGCCGCAGAACATCGTCATCGGTGGGGCGGCCGGCGCCGCGCCGCCGGTACTCGGCTGGACGGCCGTCACCGGCAGCGTGGATCCGCCGGCGCTGTTGTTGTTTCTGATCATTTTCGTGTGGACACCGCCGCATTTCTGGGCGCTGGCCATCCGCCGTCACGAGGAATACGCGCGGGTCAACATCCCGATGCTGCCGGTCACCCACGGTCTGGCGTACACCCGCCTGCACGTGTTGCTGTACTCGGCGCTGCTGCTGGCGGTCAGCCTGTTGCCGTTCGCCACCCGCTTTGCCGGCTGGCCGTATGCGCTGGCGGCGTTGCTGCTGGGCGGGCGCTTCATCCAGTGGGCAGTGCGGCTTTACCGCACGCAGGACAGCGCGGTCGCTTCGGCGACCTTTCGCTTTTCCATTACCTACCTGATGGGCTTATTCGCCGCGCTGCTGATCGATCATTACCTTGCCGGGTACGGCGTGCGCTGA
- a CDS encoding cytochrome c oxidase subunit 3 yields MAQAHGGYYVPAQTRWPIVGALALTLMVIGGVNWLHAHEVGKLVLLGGLLLLLVMVFGWFGNVIRESQAGLNNEQMDRSYRWGMAWFIVSEVFFFAAFFGALFFARNFSVPWLGGEGDVMKSLTHGFLWPNFEATWPLINPPKAEGFDVPTGTVPAWGVPALNTAILLTSGVTITIAHWGLLKNKRPQLILGLAATVALGVLFLYFQAEEYAHAMHELNLTMASGIYGSTFYMLTGFHGAHVTLGTIMLIVILLRSIKGHFTPEHHFGFEAVAWYWHFVDVVWLGLFVFVYWL; encoded by the coding sequence ATGGCACAGGCACACGGCGGATATTACGTACCGGCACAGACCCGCTGGCCTATCGTGGGCGCGCTGGCGCTGACGCTGATGGTGATCGGCGGCGTCAACTGGCTGCACGCGCATGAGGTCGGCAAGCTGGTCTTGCTGGGCGGCCTGCTGCTGCTGCTGGTGATGGTTTTCGGCTGGTTCGGCAACGTCATCCGTGAGAGCCAGGCGGGCCTGAACAACGAGCAGATGGACCGCTCCTACCGTTGGGGCATGGCCTGGTTCATTGTTTCCGAAGTATTTTTCTTCGCCGCCTTTTTCGGCGCCTTGTTCTTTGCCCGTAATTTTTCGGTTCCGTGGCTGGGCGGGGAAGGCGATGTCATGAAATCGCTGACTCACGGCTTTCTGTGGCCGAATTTCGAGGCGACCTGGCCGTTGATCAACCCGCCCAAGGCCGAAGGCTTTGACGTTCCGACCGGCACCGTGCCGGCCTGGGGTGTGCCGGCGCTCAATACCGCGATTCTGTTGACAAGCGGCGTCACGATAACCATCGCGCACTGGGGCCTGCTCAAGAACAAGCGGCCGCAGCTGATTCTGGGCCTGGCCGCCACCGTGGCGCTGGGCGTGCTGTTCCTGTATTTCCAGGCCGAGGAATACGCGCATGCCATGCATGAGCTGAACCTGACCATGGCATCGGGCATCTATGGATCGACCTTCTACATGCTGACTGGCTTTCACGGAGCGCACGTGACGCTGGGCACCATCATGCTGATCGTGATCCTGCTGCGCAGCATCAAGGGTCATTTCACGCCGGAACACCACTTCGGTTTCGAGGCGGTGGCCTGGTACTGGCACTTCGTCGACGTGGTCTGGCTCGGCCTGTTCGTGTTCGTCTACTGGTTGTGA
- a CDS encoding COX15/CtaA family protein, whose amino-acid sequence MTRPTKPRVAHPLPWLLAAALALVVVILGAYTRLSDAGLGCPDWPGCYGHVGVPASPAALDRANEAFAHRPVEPAKAWKEMVHRYAAGLLGLMVLALTVSAWRRAAGRALATALLALIIFQAALGMWTVTLLLKPVVVMGHLLGGFSVLSLLWLGYLGARSFVPARHRPPVRLRRLALLGIVVLVVQIALGGWTSANYAALACPTFPKCMGEWWPPMDMADGFVMWRGLGVNYEFGVLDSPARVAVHMAHRAWAVVTFLYLGAVGIYALRQPGSLRAAAAVMLTLLVAQVSLGIANIWLHLPLPVAAAHNAVAALLLLALLTLTHTLYRSGTARG is encoded by the coding sequence TTGACTCGACCGACAAAGCCGCGGGTGGCGCACCCCTTGCCCTGGCTGCTGGCAGCAGCGCTGGCGCTCGTCGTTGTGATTCTGGGAGCCTACACCCGCCTGTCGGACGCGGGTCTGGGATGCCCGGACTGGCCGGGTTGTTATGGGCATGTGGGCGTGCCGGCGAGTCCGGCGGCGCTGGATCGGGCCAATGAAGCCTTCGCACATCGGCCGGTGGAGCCGGCCAAGGCCTGGAAGGAGATGGTGCACCGCTATGCGGCCGGTTTGCTTGGCCTGATGGTGCTGGCGCTGACTGTATCCGCATGGAGGCGGGCGGCCGGACGCGCCTTGGCAACTGCGTTGCTGGCGCTGATCATCTTCCAGGCCGCGCTTGGCATGTGGACGGTCACCCTGCTGCTCAAGCCGGTGGTGGTGATGGGCCATCTGCTGGGCGGCTTTTCGGTGCTCAGCCTGCTGTGGTTGGGCTATCTGGGGGCGCGCTCGTTCGTGCCGGCCCGCCATCGGCCGCCTGTGCGGCTGCGTCGCCTGGCGCTCTTGGGTATCGTGGTGCTGGTGGTTCAGATCGCCCTTGGCGGCTGGACCAGCGCCAACTATGCCGCCCTGGCCTGCCCGACTTTCCCGAAGTGCATGGGTGAATGGTGGCCGCCGATGGATATGGCAGATGGTTTCGTGATGTGGCGGGGCCTGGGCGTCAACTACGAGTTTGGCGTGCTGGACAGTCCGGCGCGGGTGGCGGTGCACATGGCGCATCGAGCCTGGGCCGTGGTCACCTTTCTGTATCTGGGCGCCGTGGGGATTTATGCGCTGCGCCAGCCAGGGTCGCTGCGCGCGGCCGCTGCCGTCATGTTGACGCTGCTGGTAGCCCAGGTGTCGCTTGGCATCGCCAATATCTGGCTGCACCTGCCCTTGCCGGTCGCGGCGGCGCACAATGCCGTGGCTGCGCTGCTGCTGCTGGCGCTGCTGACCTTGACCCACACCCTTTATCGCAGCGGGACCGCGCGTGGCTGA
- a CDS encoding SURF1 family protein, with translation MAVALPVLLGLGVWQLERGQEKARLLVQAAAVQAQPPLDLGRAGSVDLIDDHRPVTVQGVFLGERQGLLDNQVRDGQVGYDVLTPLRVEGLAEVLLVDRGWLARGARRSDVPAWQTPAGEVTLIGYLHRPADVPLVTGAVSDSFSGRWVVSQIDPALLGEYLGMPVYSRVLRLAPQSEHGFRRDWPLISMTPQRHYGYAVQWFGLAGALFGIYLVAGLRRARSGVTAEDQ, from the coding sequence GTGGCGGTCGCGCTGCCGGTGCTGCTCGGACTGGGTGTCTGGCAGCTCGAGCGCGGGCAGGAGAAGGCGCGGCTGCTGGTGCAGGCCGCGGCGGTACAGGCGCAGCCGCCGCTCGATCTGGGGCGGGCCGGGTCGGTCGATTTGATCGACGATCATCGGCCGGTGACGGTGCAGGGCGTTTTTCTGGGTGAGCGCCAAGGCCTGCTCGACAATCAGGTGCGCGATGGGCAGGTCGGGTACGACGTGCTGACGCCGCTCAGGGTCGAGGGTCTGGCCGAGGTGTTGCTGGTGGATCGGGGCTGGTTGGCGCGCGGTGCTCGCCGCAGCGATGTCCCGGCCTGGCAGACGCCAGCCGGGGAAGTGACGCTGATCGGCTATCTGCACCGCCCCGCGGACGTGCCGCTGGTGACCGGCGCGGTCAGCGACTCGTTCAGCGGCCGGTGGGTGGTGTCACAGATCGATCCGGCGCTCCTGGGTGAGTACCTCGGCATGCCGGTGTACAGCAGGGTGCTGCGTCTGGCGCCGCAGTCCGAGCACGGCTTTCGGCGCGACTGGCCGCTGATCTCGATGACGCCACAGCGGCACTACGGCTACGCCGTGCAATGGTTCGGGCTGGCCGGGGCCTTGTTCGGCATATATCTGGTGGCCGGGCTGCGACGCGCCCGGTCCGGTGTGACGGCGGAGGATCAATGA